The following are encoded in a window of Falco biarmicus isolate bFalBia1 chromosome 8, bFalBia1.pri, whole genome shotgun sequence genomic DNA:
- the LOC130153605 gene encoding protocadherin alpha-6-like isoform X11, which translates to MGVWWAPAVRVLVLQAAWALGGGQVRYSVPEEAKAGTVVGRLAQDLGLEAGEAEARRLRLVAQGRRASVEVSGASGALVVSSRLDREELCGKSAPCALRLEVLVERPLRVFHVELEVTDINDNAPLFPAARKNLSIAEFTTLPGSRFPLEGASDADIGANAQLSYALSPNEHFALDLQKADGDGESLFLVLAKPLDRESVAVHRLVLTASDGGRPPLTGTVELVISVLDANDNAPQFNQSVYKVQLPENTESGTSVIKLYAVDLDEGTNRNVWYYLQNLFPQDGREVFGIDRNSGEIHVRGDLDFEDVGLYRLQVDATDQGNPPLSGHCKVVVEVLDVNDNAPEVWVTSLSVPVPEDAAVGTVVALLSVSDRDSGANGRVRCAVWPASPFGLVATFAGSYSLVLREALDRERVAEYEVEVRAEDGGAPPLRASRGVRVPVSDVNDNAPAFAQAVYTVLARENNAAGAELARLWARDPDEAGNGRVSYSVAEGGGGAVSGGVWRSASSYVSVDAESGRLWALQPLDYEELQVLQFEVRAVDAGEPPLCGNATVQLFVVDENDNAPALLPPAGGGPGPGAAGEAASGPGSGALWAWAAWGAPAGQVVAKIRAVDADSGYNAWLRYELWEPRGKGPFRVGLYSGEVSTARALEEADGPRQRLVIVVRDHGEPARSVTATLSVSLVEGAEAALAAAGSSGPGPGLRAAAGAEGDAAAAAAASTNVWLVVAICAVSSLFLLAVVLYGASRWAPRAAVLSGPGPATLVCASEVGSWSYSQRQSRSLCVTDGAGKSDLMVFSPNFPPPPGPAAKETQPEPPALLDTNLRRERCPPQWELV; encoded by the coding sequence ATGGGCGTGTGGTGGGCGCCCGCGGTgcgggtgctggtgctgcaggcgGCCTGGGCGCTGGGCGGCGGGCAGGTGCGCTACTCGGTGCCGGAGGAAGCCAAGGCCGGGACGGTGGTGGGCCGCCTGGCGCAGGACCTGGGCCTGGAGGCGGGCGAGGCGGAGGCGCGGCGGCTGCGGCTGGTGGCGCAGGGCCGGCGGGCGAGCGTGGAGGTGAGCGGGGCGAGCGGGGCGCTGGTGGTGAGCTCGCGGCTGGACCGGGAGGAGCTGTGCGGGAAGAGCGCGCCGTGCGCCCTGcgcctggaggtgctggtggagcGGCCGCTGCGCGTCTTCCACGTGGAGCTGGAGGTCACCGACATCAACGACAACGCCCCGCTCTTCCCCGCCGCCCGCAAAAACCTCAGCATCGCGGAATTCACCACGCTGCCGGGGTCCCGGTTCCCGCTGGAGGGCGCGTCGGATGCAGATATCGGAGCCAACGCGCAGCTCTCCTATGCGCTCAGCCCCAACGAGCATTTCGCCCTGGATTTGCAAAAAGCCGATGGGGACGGTGAGTCCCTGTTCCTGGTTCTTGCGAAACCGCTGGACCGCGAGTCGGTGGCTGTGCACCGTCTGGTGCTGACCGCGAGTGACGGGGGCCGGCCGCCGCTGACGGGCACGGTGGAGCTGGTGATCTCGGTGCTGGACGCCAACGACAACGCGCCCCAGTTCAACCAGTCGGTGTATAAAGTGCAGCTGCCGGAAAACACTGAAAGCGGAACTTCAGTGATCAAGCTGTACGCCGTCGATTTGGACGAGGGTACGAACAGGAACGTCTGGTATTATCTCCAGAATCTGTTCCCTCAAGATGGAAGAGAGGTTTTCGGGATCGACAGAAACAGCGGAGAGATCCATGTTAGAGGTGACTTAGACTTTGAGGATGTTGGTCTGTATCGCCTGCAAGTGGATGCGACAGATCAGGGCAACCCTCCGCTGTCGGGTCACTGcaaggtggtggtggaggtgcTGGACGTGAACGACAACGCGCCGGAGGTGTGGGTGACGTCGCTGTCGGTGCCGGTGCCGGAGGACGCGGCGGTGGGGACGGTGGTGGCGCTGCTGAGCGTGTCGGACCGGGACTCGGGGGCGAACGGTCGCGTGCGGTGCGCGGTGTGGCCGGCGTCGCCGTTCGGGCTGGTGGCGACGTTCGCGGGCTCGTACTCGCTGGTGCTGCGGGAGGCGCTGGACCGCGAGCGGGTGGCGGAGTACGAGGTGGAGGTGCGGGCGGAGGACGGCGGGGCGCCGCCGCTGCGCGCCAGCCGCGGGGTGCGCGTGCCGGTGTCGGACGTGAACGACAACGCGCCGGCGTTCGCGCAGGCCGTGTACACGGTGCTGGCGCGGGAGAACAACGCGGCGGGCGCGGAGCTGGCGCGGCTGTGGGCGCGGGACCCGGACGAGGCGGGCAACGGGCGCGTGAGCTACTCGGTggcggagggcggcggcggcgcggtgTCGGGCGGGGTGTGGCGGTCGGCGTCGAGCTACGTGTCGGTGGACGCGGAGAGCGGTCGGCTGTGGGCGCTGCAGCCGCTGGACTAcgaggagctgcaggtgctgcagttCGAGGTGCGGGCGGTGGACGCGGGGGAGCCGCCGCTGTGCGGCAACGCGACGGTGCAGCTCTTCGTGGTGGACGAGAACGACAACGCGCCGgcgctgctgcctcctgccggcggcgggccgggccccggggccgcgggcgAGGCGGCGTCGGGGCCGGGCTCGGGGGCGCTGTGGGCGTGGGCGGCGTGGGGGGCGCCGGCGGGGCAGGTGGTGGCGAAGATCCGCGCGGTGGACGCGGACTCGGGCTACAACGCGTGGCTGCGCTACGAGCTGTGGGAGCCGCGGGGGAAGGGCCCGTTCCGCGTGGGGCTGTACAGCGGCGAGGTGAGCACGGCGCGGGCGCTGGAGGAGGCGGACGGCCCGCGGCAGCGGCTGGTCATCGTGGTGCGGGACCACGGGGAGCCGGCGCGCTCGGTCACGGCCACGCTGAGCGTGTCGCTGGTGGAGGGCGCCGAGGCGGCGCTGGCGGCCGCGGGCTCgtcggggccggggccggggctgcgtgcggcggcgggcgcggagggcgacgcggcggcggcggcggcggcgtcGACGAACGTGTGGCTGGTGGTGGCCATCTGCGCGGTGTCGAGCCTGTTCCTGCTGGCCGTGGTGCTGTACGGGGCGTCGCGGTGGGCGCCGCGGGCGGCCGTGCTGTCGGGGCCCGGGCCGGCGACGCTGGTGTGCGCCAGCGAGGTGGGGAGCTGGTCGTACTCGCAGCGCCAGAGCCGGAGCCTGTGCGTGACGGACGGCGCGGGCAAGAGCGACCTGATGGTTTTCAGCCCCAActtcccgccgccgcccggccccgcggcgaAGGAGACGCAGCCGGAGCCGCCCGCTCTGCTGGACACG
- the LOC130153605 gene encoding protocadherin alpha-6-like isoform X10, which produces MGVWWAPAVRVLVLQAAWALGGGQVRYSVPEEAKAGTVVGRLAQDLGLEAGEAEARRLRLVAQGRRASVEVSGASGALVVSSRLDREELCGKSAPCALRLEVLVERPLRVFHVELEVTDINDNAPLFPAARKNLSIAEFTTLPGSRFPLEGASDADIGANAQLSYALSPNEHFALDLQKADGDGESLFLVLAKPLDRESVAVHRLVLTASDGGRPPLTGTVELVISVLDANDNAPQFNQSVYKVQLPENTESGTSVIKLYAVDLDEGTNRNVWYYLQNLFPQDGREVFGIDRNSGEIHVRGDLDFEDVGLYRLQVDATDQGNPPLSGHCKVVVEVLDVNDNAPEVWVTSLSVPVPEDAAVGTVVALLSVSDRDSGANGRVRCAVWPASPFGLVATFAGSYSLVLREALDRERVAEYEVEVRAEDGGAPPLRASRGVRVPVSDVNDNAPAFAQAVYTVLARENNAAGAELARLWARDPDEAGNGRVSYSVAEGGGGAVSGGVWRSASSYVSVDAESGRLWALQPLDYEELQVLQFEVRAVDAGEPPLCGNATVQLFVVDENDNAPALLPPAGGGPGPGAAGEAASGPGSGALWAWAAWGAPAGQVVAKIRAVDADSGYNAWLRYELWEPRGKGPFRVGLYSGEVSTARALEEADGPRQRLVIVVRDHGEPARSVTATLSVSLVEGAEAALAAAGSSGPGPGLRAAAGAEGDAAAAAAASTNVWLVVAICAVSSLFLLAVVLYGASRWAPRAAVLSGPGPATLVCASEVGSWSYSQRQSRSLCVTDGAGKSDLMVFSPNFPPPPGPAAKETQPEPPALLDTPKHPNPDWRYSASLRAGMQRT; this is translated from the coding sequence ATGGGCGTGTGGTGGGCGCCCGCGGTgcgggtgctggtgctgcaggcgGCCTGGGCGCTGGGCGGCGGGCAGGTGCGCTACTCGGTGCCGGAGGAAGCCAAGGCCGGGACGGTGGTGGGCCGCCTGGCGCAGGACCTGGGCCTGGAGGCGGGCGAGGCGGAGGCGCGGCGGCTGCGGCTGGTGGCGCAGGGCCGGCGGGCGAGCGTGGAGGTGAGCGGGGCGAGCGGGGCGCTGGTGGTGAGCTCGCGGCTGGACCGGGAGGAGCTGTGCGGGAAGAGCGCGCCGTGCGCCCTGcgcctggaggtgctggtggagcGGCCGCTGCGCGTCTTCCACGTGGAGCTGGAGGTCACCGACATCAACGACAACGCCCCGCTCTTCCCCGCCGCCCGCAAAAACCTCAGCATCGCGGAATTCACCACGCTGCCGGGGTCCCGGTTCCCGCTGGAGGGCGCGTCGGATGCAGATATCGGAGCCAACGCGCAGCTCTCCTATGCGCTCAGCCCCAACGAGCATTTCGCCCTGGATTTGCAAAAAGCCGATGGGGACGGTGAGTCCCTGTTCCTGGTTCTTGCGAAACCGCTGGACCGCGAGTCGGTGGCTGTGCACCGTCTGGTGCTGACCGCGAGTGACGGGGGCCGGCCGCCGCTGACGGGCACGGTGGAGCTGGTGATCTCGGTGCTGGACGCCAACGACAACGCGCCCCAGTTCAACCAGTCGGTGTATAAAGTGCAGCTGCCGGAAAACACTGAAAGCGGAACTTCAGTGATCAAGCTGTACGCCGTCGATTTGGACGAGGGTACGAACAGGAACGTCTGGTATTATCTCCAGAATCTGTTCCCTCAAGATGGAAGAGAGGTTTTCGGGATCGACAGAAACAGCGGAGAGATCCATGTTAGAGGTGACTTAGACTTTGAGGATGTTGGTCTGTATCGCCTGCAAGTGGATGCGACAGATCAGGGCAACCCTCCGCTGTCGGGTCACTGcaaggtggtggtggaggtgcTGGACGTGAACGACAACGCGCCGGAGGTGTGGGTGACGTCGCTGTCGGTGCCGGTGCCGGAGGACGCGGCGGTGGGGACGGTGGTGGCGCTGCTGAGCGTGTCGGACCGGGACTCGGGGGCGAACGGTCGCGTGCGGTGCGCGGTGTGGCCGGCGTCGCCGTTCGGGCTGGTGGCGACGTTCGCGGGCTCGTACTCGCTGGTGCTGCGGGAGGCGCTGGACCGCGAGCGGGTGGCGGAGTACGAGGTGGAGGTGCGGGCGGAGGACGGCGGGGCGCCGCCGCTGCGCGCCAGCCGCGGGGTGCGCGTGCCGGTGTCGGACGTGAACGACAACGCGCCGGCGTTCGCGCAGGCCGTGTACACGGTGCTGGCGCGGGAGAACAACGCGGCGGGCGCGGAGCTGGCGCGGCTGTGGGCGCGGGACCCGGACGAGGCGGGCAACGGGCGCGTGAGCTACTCGGTggcggagggcggcggcggcgcggtgTCGGGCGGGGTGTGGCGGTCGGCGTCGAGCTACGTGTCGGTGGACGCGGAGAGCGGTCGGCTGTGGGCGCTGCAGCCGCTGGACTAcgaggagctgcaggtgctgcagttCGAGGTGCGGGCGGTGGACGCGGGGGAGCCGCCGCTGTGCGGCAACGCGACGGTGCAGCTCTTCGTGGTGGACGAGAACGACAACGCGCCGgcgctgctgcctcctgccggcggcgggccgggccccggggccgcgggcgAGGCGGCGTCGGGGCCGGGCTCGGGGGCGCTGTGGGCGTGGGCGGCGTGGGGGGCGCCGGCGGGGCAGGTGGTGGCGAAGATCCGCGCGGTGGACGCGGACTCGGGCTACAACGCGTGGCTGCGCTACGAGCTGTGGGAGCCGCGGGGGAAGGGCCCGTTCCGCGTGGGGCTGTACAGCGGCGAGGTGAGCACGGCGCGGGCGCTGGAGGAGGCGGACGGCCCGCGGCAGCGGCTGGTCATCGTGGTGCGGGACCACGGGGAGCCGGCGCGCTCGGTCACGGCCACGCTGAGCGTGTCGCTGGTGGAGGGCGCCGAGGCGGCGCTGGCGGCCGCGGGCTCgtcggggccggggccggggctgcgtgcggcggcgggcgcggagggcgacgcggcggcggcggcggcggcgtcGACGAACGTGTGGCTGGTGGTGGCCATCTGCGCGGTGTCGAGCCTGTTCCTGCTGGCCGTGGTGCTGTACGGGGCGTCGCGGTGGGCGCCGCGGGCGGCCGTGCTGTCGGGGCCCGGGCCGGCGACGCTGGTGTGCGCCAGCGAGGTGGGGAGCTGGTCGTACTCGCAGCGCCAGAGCCGGAGCCTGTGCGTGACGGACGGCGCGGGCAAGAGCGACCTGATGGTTTTCAGCCCCAActtcccgccgccgcccggccccgcggcgaAGGAGACGCAGCCGGAGCCGCCCGCTCTGCTGGACACG
- the LOC130153605 gene encoding protocadherin alpha-2-like isoform X5, producing MGEKGEKRSEAQTGEKREKREEKNGERREGPTTVSDEGDYFEGEWRSLSFERAEPRPGFPAAERRCGPRSDTRCRCWLRVGGRAAAPPRAAVTAAVSGRHGAAGCPARCGGGAAAAPRACRGGLKACSRAAAGSSGARAGRAAGAMGVWWAPAVRVLVLQAAWALGGGQVRYSVPEEAKAGTVVGRLAQDLGLEAGEAEARRLRLVAQGRRASVEVSGASGALVVSSRLDREELCGKSAPCALRLEVLVERPLRVFHVELEVTDINDNAPLFPVNEEALNIAESSVPGSRFPLEGASDADIGANAQLSYALSPTEHFSLEHQGNKDQSASLALVLTKPLDRESVAVHRLVLTASDGGRPPLTGTVELVISVLDVNDNTPQFNQSVYKVEVLEGSEPGSVLLTLSATDLDEGFNSNIMYLFGRHVTTKVKEMLTIDENRGEIRLRGKLDYEEMDSYEITVEARDKGSPPLSGHCKVVVEVLDVNDNAPEVWVTSLSVPVPEDAAVGTVVALLSVSDRDSGANGRVRCAVWPASPFGLVATFAGSYSLVLREALDRERVAEYEVEVRAEDGGAPPLRASRGVRVPVSDVNDNAPAFAQAVYTVLARENNAAGAELARLWARDPDEAGNGRVSYSVAEGGGGAVSGGVWRSASSYVSVDAESGRLWALQPLDYEELQVLQFEVRAVDAGEPPLCGNATVQLFVVDENDNAPALLPPAGGGPGPGAAGEAASGPGSGALWAWAAWGAPAGQVVAKIRAVDADSGYNAWLRYELWEPRGKGPFRVGLYSGEVSTARALEEADGPRQRLVIVVRDHGEPARSVTATLSVSLVEGAEAALAAAGSSGPGPGLRAAAGAEGDAAAAAAASTNVWLVVAICAVSSLFLLAVVLYGASRWAPRAAVLSGPGPATLVCASEVGSWSYSQRQSRSLCVTDGAGKSDLMVFSPNFPPPPGPASESGCAGKEPSVSLFASGMPKHPNPDWRYSASLRAGMQRT from the coding sequence ATGGGAGAAAAGGGTGAAAAACGAAGCGAGGCAcagacaggagagaaaagagagaagagagaggaaaaaaacgGCGAGAGAAGAGAAGGGCCTACCACCGTTTCCGACGAAGGGGACTATTTTGAAGGGGAATGGCGGAGCCTGTCATTCGAGCGGGCGGAGCCACGGCCCGGCTTTCCAGCCGCGGAGCGCCGCTGCGGGCCGCGCTCGGACACCAGATGTCGCTGTTGGCTGCGAGTCGGCGGGAGGGCGGCAGCTCCGCCCCGAGCTGCTGTGACAGCTGCCGTTAGCGGGAGGCACGGTGCGGCAGGCTGCCCGGCCCGGTGCGGCGGCGGAGCGGCTGCAGCGCCCCGCGCCTGCCGGGGAGGCCTTAAGGCGTGcagccgggcggcggcgggcagcagCGGGGCTCGTGCGGGAAGGGCGGCGGGCGCGATGGGCGTGTGGTGGGCGCCCGCGGTgcgggtgctggtgctgcaggcgGCCTGGGCGCTGGGCGGCGGGCAGGTGCGCTACTCGGTGCCGGAGGAAGCCAAGGCCGGGACGGTGGTGGGCCGCCTGGCGCAGGACCTGGGCCTGGAGGCGGGCGAGGCGGAGGCGCGGCGGCTGCGGCTGGTGGCGCAGGGCCGGCGGGCGAGCGTGGAGGTGAGCGGGGCGAGCGGGGCGCTGGTGGTGAGCTCGCGGCTGGACCGGGAGGAGCTGTGCGGGAAGAGCGCGCCGTGCGCCCTGcgcctggaggtgctggtggagcGGCCGCTGCGCGTCTTCCACGTGGAGCTGGAGGTCACCGACATCAACGACAACGCCCCGCTCTTCCCTGTCAACGAAGAAGCCCTTAACATCGCGGAATCTTCGGTGCCGGGGTCCCGGTTCCCGCTGGAGGGCGCGTCGGATGCAGATATCGGAGCCAACGCGCAGCTCTCCTATGCGCTCAGCCCCACCGAGCACTTCTCTCTTGAACATCAGGGGAATAAGGACCAGAGCGCGTCTCTGGCTCTTGTTTTAACGAAACCGCTGGACCGCGAGTCGGTGGCTGTGCACCGTCTGGTGCTGACGGCGAGTGATGGGGGCCGGCCGCCGCTGACGGGCACGGTGGAGCTGGTGATTTCGGTGCTGGACGTGAACGACAACACGCCCCAGTTCAACCAGTCGGTATATAAAGTGGAAGTCTTAGAGGGTTCAGAACCTGGTTCTGTGTTACTCACACTCAGTGCCACGGATTTGGACGAAGGGTTCAATAGTaatattatgtatttatttggtAGGCACGTCACGACAAAAGTTAAAGAAATGCTCACTATCGACgaaaacagaggagaaatcAGACTTCGAGGAAAATTAGACTACGAAGAAATGGATAGTTACGAGATAACGGTAGAAGCGAGAGACAAAGGCTCCCCCCCGCTGTCGGGTCACTGcaaggtggtggtggaggtgcTGGACGTGAACGACAACGCGCCGGAGGTGTGGGTGACGTCGCTGTCGGTGCCGGTGCCGGAGGACGCGGCGGTGGGGACGGTGGTGGCGCTGCTGAGCGTGTCGGACCGGGACTCGGGGGCGAACGGTCGCGTGCGGTGCGCGGTGTGGCCGGCGTCGCCGTTCGGGCTGGTGGCGACGTTCGCGGGCTCGTACTCGCTGGTGCTGCGGGAGGCGCTGGACCGCGAGCGGGTGGCGGAGTACGAGGTGGAGGTGCGGGCGGAGGACGGCGGGGCGCCGCCGCTGCGCGCCAGCCGCGGGGTGCGCGTGCCGGTGTCGGACGTGAACGACAACGCGCCGGCGTTCGCGCAGGCCGTGTACACGGTGCTGGCGCGGGAGAACAACGCGGCGGGCGCGGAGCTGGCGCGGCTGTGGGCGCGGGACCCGGACGAGGCGGGCAACGGGCGCGTGAGCTACTCGGTggcggagggcggcggcggcgcggtgTCGGGCGGGGTGTGGCGGTCGGCGTCGAGCTACGTGTCGGTGGACGCGGAGAGCGGTCGGCTGTGGGCGCTGCAGCCGCTGGACTAcgaggagctgcaggtgctgcagttCGAGGTGCGGGCGGTGGACGCGGGGGAGCCGCCGCTGTGCGGCAACGCGACGGTGCAGCTCTTCGTGGTGGACGAGAACGACAACGCGCCGgcgctgctgcctcctgccggcggcgggccaggccccggggccgcgggcgAGGCGGCGTCGGGGCCGGGCTCGGGGGCGCTGTGGGCGTGGGCGGCGTGGGGGGCGCCGGCGGGGCAGGTGGTGGCGAAGATCCGCGCGGTGGACGCGGACTCGGGCTACAACGCGTGGCTGCGCTACGAGCTGTGGGAGCCGCGGGGGAAGGGCCCGTTCCGCGTGGGGCTGTACAGCGGCGAGGTGAGCACGGCGCGGGCGCTGGAGGAGGCGGACGGCCCGCGGCAGCGGCTGGTCATCGTGGTGCGGGACCACGGGGAGCCGGCGCGCTCGGTCACGGCCACGCTGAGCGTGTCGCTGGTGGAGGGCGCCGAGGCGGCGCTGGCGGCCGCGGGCTCgtcggggccggggccggggctgcgtGCGGCCGCGGGCGCGGAGGGCgacgcggcggcggcggcggcggcgtcGACGAACGTGTGGCTGGTGGTGGCCATCTGCGCGGTGTCGAGCCTGTTCCTGCTGGCCGTGGTGCTGTACGGGGCGTCGCGGTGGGCGCCGCGGGCGGCCGTGCTGTCGGGGCCCGGGCCGGCGACGCTGGTGTGCGCCAGCGAGGTGGGGAGCTGGTCGTACTCGCAGCGCCAGAGCCGGAGCCTGTGCGTGACGGACGGCGCGGGCAAGAGCGACCTGATGGTTTTCAGCCCCAActtcccgccgccgcccggccccgcatCAGAAAGCGGTTGTGCCGGGAAGGAGCCGTCTGTCTCCCTATTTGCTTCTGGCATG
- the LOC130153605 gene encoding protocadherin alpha-2-like isoform X2, whose translation MGEKGEKRSEAQTGEKREKREEKNGERREGPTTVSDEGDYFEGEWRSLSFERAEPRPGFPAAERRCGPRSDTRCRCWLRVGGRAAAPPRAAVTAAVSGRHGAAGCPARCGGGAAAAPRACRGGLKACSRAAAGSSGARAGRAAGAMGVWWAPAVRVLVLQAAWALGGGQVRYSVPEEAKAGTVVGRLAQDLGLEAGEAEARRLRLVAQGRRASVEVSGASGALVVSSRLDREELCGKSAPCALRLEVLVERPLRVFHVELEVTDINDNAPLFPVNEEALNIAESSVPGSRFPLEGASDADIGANAQLSYALSPTEHFSLEHQGNKDQSASLALVLTKPLDRESVAVHRLVLTASDGGRPPLTGTVELVISVLDVNDNTPQFNQSVYKVEVLEGSEPGSVLLTLSATDLDEGFNSNIMYLFGRHVTTKVKEMLTIDENRGEIRLRGKLDYEEMDSYEITVEARDKGSPPLSGHCKVVVEVLDVNDNAPEVWVTSLSVPVPEDAAVGTVVALLSVSDRDSGANGRVRCAVWPASPFGLVATFAGSYSLVLREALDRERVAEYEVEVRAEDGGAPPLRASRGVRVPVSDVNDNAPAFAQAVYTVLARENNAAGAELARLWARDPDEAGNGRVSYSVAEGGGGAVSGGVWRSASSYVSVDAESGRLWALQPLDYEELQVLQFEVRAVDAGEPPLCGNATVQLFVVDENDNAPALLPPAGGGPGPGAAGEAASGPGSGALWAWAAWGAPAGQVVAKIRAVDADSGYNAWLRYELWEPRGKGPFRVGLYSGEVSTARALEEADGPRQRLVIVVRDHGEPARSVTATLSVSLVEGAEAALAAAGSSGPGPGLRAAAGAEGDAAAAAAASTNVWLVVAICAVSSLFLLAVVLYGASRWAPRAAVLSGPGPATLVCASEVGSWSYSQRQSRSLCVTDGAGKSDLMVFSPNFPPPPGPASESGCAGKEPSVSLFASGMPKHPNPDWRYSASLRAGMQSAVHMEEAGVLRGGPGGPDQQWPTVSSATPEPEAGEVSPPVGAGVNSNSWTFKFGPSNPKQGGPESKKQTQVSFLLRRKGESSQYSQ comes from the coding sequence ATGGGAGAAAAGGGTGAAAAACGAAGCGAGGCAcagacaggagagaaaagagagaagagagaggaaaaaaacgGCGAGAGAAGAGAAGGGCCTACCACCGTTTCCGACGAAGGGGACTATTTTGAAGGGGAATGGCGGAGCCTGTCATTCGAGCGGGCGGAGCCACGGCCCGGCTTTCCAGCCGCGGAGCGCCGCTGCGGGCCGCGCTCGGACACCAGATGTCGCTGTTGGCTGCGAGTCGGCGGGAGGGCGGCAGCTCCGCCCCGAGCTGCTGTGACAGCTGCCGTTAGCGGGAGGCACGGTGCGGCAGGCTGCCCGGCCCGGTGCGGCGGCGGAGCGGCTGCAGCGCCCCGCGCCTGCCGGGGAGGCCTTAAGGCGTGcagccgggcggcggcgggcagcagCGGGGCTCGTGCGGGAAGGGCGGCGGGCGCGATGGGCGTGTGGTGGGCGCCCGCGGTgcgggtgctggtgctgcaggcgGCCTGGGCGCTGGGCGGCGGGCAGGTGCGCTACTCGGTGCCGGAGGAAGCCAAGGCCGGGACGGTGGTGGGCCGCCTGGCGCAGGACCTGGGCCTGGAGGCGGGCGAGGCGGAGGCGCGGCGGCTGCGGCTGGTGGCGCAGGGCCGGCGGGCGAGCGTGGAGGTGAGCGGGGCGAGCGGGGCGCTGGTGGTGAGCTCGCGGCTGGACCGGGAGGAGCTGTGCGGGAAGAGCGCGCCGTGCGCCCTGcgcctggaggtgctggtggagcGGCCGCTGCGCGTCTTCCACGTGGAGCTGGAGGTCACCGACATCAACGACAACGCCCCGCTCTTCCCTGTCAACGAAGAAGCCCTTAACATCGCGGAATCTTCGGTGCCGGGGTCCCGGTTCCCGCTGGAGGGCGCGTCGGATGCAGATATCGGAGCCAACGCGCAGCTCTCCTATGCGCTCAGCCCCACCGAGCACTTCTCTCTTGAACATCAGGGGAATAAGGACCAGAGCGCGTCTCTGGCTCTTGTTTTAACGAAACCGCTGGACCGCGAGTCGGTGGCTGTGCACCGTCTGGTGCTGACGGCGAGTGATGGGGGCCGGCCGCCGCTGACGGGCACGGTGGAGCTGGTGATTTCGGTGCTGGACGTGAACGACAACACGCCCCAGTTCAACCAGTCGGTATATAAAGTGGAAGTCTTAGAGGGTTCAGAACCTGGTTCTGTGTTACTCACACTCAGTGCCACGGATTTGGACGAAGGGTTCAATAGTaatattatgtatttatttggtAGGCACGTCACGACAAAAGTTAAAGAAATGCTCACTATCGACgaaaacagaggagaaatcAGACTTCGAGGAAAATTAGACTACGAAGAAATGGATAGTTACGAGATAACGGTAGAAGCGAGAGACAAAGGCTCCCCCCCGCTGTCGGGTCACTGcaaggtggtggtggaggtgcTGGACGTGAACGACAACGCGCCGGAGGTGTGGGTGACGTCGCTGTCGGTGCCGGTGCCGGAGGACGCGGCGGTGGGGACGGTGGTGGCGCTGCTGAGCGTGTCGGACCGGGACTCGGGGGCGAACGGTCGCGTGCGGTGCGCGGTGTGGCCGGCGTCGCCGTTCGGGCTGGTGGCGACGTTCGCGGGCTCGTACTCGCTGGTGCTGCGGGAGGCGCTGGACCGCGAGCGGGTGGCGGAGTACGAGGTGGAGGTGCGGGCGGAGGACGGCGGGGCGCCGCCGCTGCGCGCCAGCCGCGGGGTGCGCGTGCCGGTGTCGGACGTGAACGACAACGCGCCGGCGTTCGCGCAGGCCGTGTACACGGTGCTGGCGCGGGAGAACAACGCGGCGGGCGCGGAGCTGGCGCGGCTGTGGGCGCGGGACCCGGACGAGGCGGGCAACGGGCGCGTGAGCTACTCGGTggcggagggcggcggcggcgcggtgTCGGGCGGGGTGTGGCGGTCGGCGTCGAGCTACGTGTCGGTGGACGCGGAGAGCGGTCGGCTGTGGGCGCTGCAGCCGCTGGACTAcgaggagctgcaggtgctgcagttCGAGGTGCGGGCGGTGGACGCGGGGGAGCCGCCGCTGTGCGGCAACGCGACGGTGCAGCTCTTCGTGGTGGACGAGAACGACAACGCGCCGgcgctgctgcctcctgccggcggcgggccaggccccggggccgcgggcgAGGCGGCGTCGGGGCCGGGCTCGGGGGCGCTGTGGGCGTGGGCGGCGTGGGGGGCGCCGGCGGGGCAGGTGGTGGCGAAGATCCGCGCGGTGGACGCGGACTCGGGCTACAACGCGTGGCTGCGCTACGAGCTGTGGGAGCCGCGGGGGAAGGGCCCGTTCCGCGTGGGGCTGTACAGCGGCGAGGTGAGCACGGCGCGGGCGCTGGAGGAGGCGGACGGCCCGCGGCAGCGGCTGGTCATCGTGGTGCGGGACCACGGGGAGCCGGCGCGCTCGGTCACGGCCACGCTGAGCGTGTCGCTGGTGGAGGGCGCCGAGGCGGCGCTGGCGGCCGCGGGCTCgtcggggccggggccggggctgcgtGCGGCCGCGGGCGCGGAGGGCgacgcggcggcggcggcggcggcgtcGACGAACGTGTGGCTGGTGGTGGCCATCTGCGCGGTGTCGAGCCTGTTCCTGCTGGCCGTGGTGCTGTACGGGGCGTCGCGGTGGGCGCCGCGGGCGGCCGTGCTGTCGGGGCCCGGGCCGGCGACGCTGGTGTGCGCCAGCGAGGTGGGGAGCTGGTCGTACTCGCAGCGCCAGAGCCGGAGCCTGTGCGTGACGGACGGCGCGGGCAAGAGCGACCTGATGGTTTTCAGCCCCAActtcccgccgccgcccggccccgcatCAGAAAGCGGTTGTGCCGGGAAGGAGCCGTCTGTCTCCCTATTTGCTTCTGGCATG